One part of the Carassius gibelio isolate Cgi1373 ecotype wild population from Czech Republic chromosome B6, carGib1.2-hapl.c, whole genome shotgun sequence genome encodes these proteins:
- the LOC127959964 gene encoding gelsolin, protein MVFHKEFQNAGKEPGLQIWRIEKMDLKPVPKQLLGNFFTGDAYVVLYTTPAPSYNVHMWLGNECSQDEGGAAAIFTMQLDDHLGGAPVQYREVQNNESVTFLGYFKTGIKYKQGGVASGFQHVVTNDMNVKRLLHIKGRRAIRATEVNMSWASFNRGDCFIIDLGKDIYQWCGSDCNRFERLKASEVAIGIRDNERNGRASLHMVEDGAEPEAVIAALGCKPNIPAGSPDNETTDRANQKKGTLYVVSDATGSMKTSLVAQSSPFKQEMLTPTECYILDNGVDSKIFLWKGPNANTEERKAAMKVAEQFIKDKNYPRNTQIQVMPAGGETTLFKQFFSNWKDKDQSTGPGQAYSIGRIAKVSQVPFDASSLHSNKTMAAQHGMVDDGSGKVQIWRVEGGDKVPVDASSYGQFYGGDCYLILYTYRQGSREQHIIYTWQGLKCTQDELAASAFLTVKLDDSMGGSPVQVRVTQGQEPAHLMSLFKGKPMIIHMGGTSRKGGQSQTGNTRLFHIRQSSTRATRAVEVEPTASKLNTNDVFVLKCPGGLFLWKGVAASEEEMAAAKYVCSFLGGSATEISEGREPAGFWSALGGKKDYQTSKSLQKTVKPPRLFGCSNKTGRLIADEVPGDFTQSDLATDDVMLLDTWDQVFVWIGNDANEVERNGADKIAKDYVDSDPSGRRGTPLITVKQGFEPPTFTGWFQAWDAKMWDTDPLDRIRGRF, encoded by the exons ATGGTTTTCCATAAGGAGTTCCAGAATGCAGGCAAGGAGCCTGGTCTGCAGATTTGGAGGATAGAGAAGATGGATCTGAAACCTGTTCCCAAACAACTGCTTGGAAACTTCTTCACTGGTGATGCCTATGTTGTCCTTTACACCACTCCTGCTCCATCCTACAATGTCCACATGTGGTTGG GCAATGAGTGCTCCCAGGATGAAGGTGGAGCTGCTGCCATCTTTACAATGCAGCTGGATGATCATCTGGGTGGAGCACCAGTCCAGTACCGTGAGGTTCAGAACAATGAGTCCGTTACCTTCCTTGGCTACTTTAAAACTGGGATTAAGTACAAG CAAGGTGGTGTGGCCTCTGGATTCCAGCACGTGGTGACTAATGACATGAATGTGAAGCGTCTGCTTCACATTAAGGGACGACGTGCCATCCGTGCCACAGAGGTGAATATGTCTTGGGCCAGCTTCAATCGCGGAGACTGCTTCATCATTGATCTCGGCAAG GACATCTACCAATGGTGTGGGAGTGACTGCAACCGATTTGAGCGGTTGAAAGCCTCTGAGGTGGCTATTGGCATTCGTGATAATGAGAGAAATGGGCGTGCTAGTCTGCACATGGTTGAGGATGGTGCTGAGCCAGAGGCTGTCATTGCT gctCTTGGGTGCAAGCCCAACATCCCAGCAGGAAGTCCTGACAATGAGACGACTGACAGAGCCAATCAGAAAAAGGGCACACTCTACGTG GTGTCTGATGCTACAGGCTCTATGAAGACATCTCTGGTGGCCCAGAGCAGCCCTTTTAAACAGGAAATGCTCACTCCCACCGAATGCTACATCCTGGACAATGGAGTGGACAGCAAGATCTTTCTTTGGAAAG GACCAAATGCAAACACTGAAGAACGTAAGGCAGCCATGAAGGTAGCTGAGCAGTTTATCAAAGACAAGAACTACCCCAGAAACACACAG ATCCAGGTTATGCCAGCCGGAGGCGAGACCACACTGTTCAAGCAGTTCTTCAGTAACTGGAAGGATAAGGATCAAAGCACAGGTCCAGGCCAGGCCTACAGCATTGGCCGCATTGCCAAAGTTTCACAGGTTCCCTTTGATGCATCCAGTCTGCACTCCAACAAAACTATGGCTGCCCAGCATGGCATGGTGGATGACGGCTCTGGCAAGGTCCAG ATATGGCGTGTAGAGGGTGGCGATAAAGTTCCTGTGGACGCTTCCAGCTATGGGCAGTTCTATGGAGGAGACTGTTACCTGATCCTCTACACCTATCGCCAGGGAAGCAGAGAGCAACATATTATCTACACCTG gcAAGGACTTAAGTGTACACAAGATGAGCTGGCTGCCTCAGCTTTTCTAACAGTCAAGCTGGATGATTCCATGGGAGGTTCGCCTGTCCAG GTACGTGTCACTCAAGGCCAGGAACCGGCCCATTTGATGAGCCTGTTCAAGGGGAAACCCATGATCATCCACATGGGTGGGACTTCACGTAAAGGTGGTCAAAGTCAGACTGGCAATACACGCCTTTTCCATATCCGCCAGAGCTCCACCCGTGCAACACGCGCTGTGGAG GTGGAACCCACTGCATCCAAACTGAATACTAACGATGTGTTTGTGCTGAAGTGTCCTGGTGGCCTGTTTCTGTGGAAAGGAGTGGCCGCTTCAGAGGAAGAAATGGCTGCTGCTAAATACGTCTGCAGCTTCCTTGGAGGCAGTGCCACAGAAATTTCAGAGGGCAGAGAGCCGG CTGGGTTTTGGTCAGCTTTGGGTGGAAAGAAGGACTATCAAACCTCTAAAAGTCTGCAGAAGACTGTTAAACCTCCACGTCTCTTTGGCTGCTCCAACAAGACTGGACGTCTAATT GCTGACGAAGTGCCTGGAGATTTCACTCAGTCTGATTTGGCCACTGATGATGTCATGCTGCTGGACACCTGGGACCAG GTCTTTGTTTGGATTGGTAATGATGCCAACGAGGTGGAGAGGAATGGAGCTGATAAAATAG